CAGATCTACCAAGAACTTTTCCCTCTCTAAGCCCTTTTGAACAGACATTGCCAGTTCACGATTATCCTCAATAATTAAAATTCTCATCTCATCCGTTCCTCTCTAAGTTGACTGATGGTCTCATGATAGTTATCTCATAAGATACTATAATTAAGAATGATTTGTCTATGTTTCATTTTTCTAAGCTAAAATAAAATAATAAAAAAACACCACTCGAACTGGATACTTCCAAAGACGAGCAATGCTTTTTTTTATTTATCAAATTTTATACCTCATTTAAAATACTAGCAACTTTAGTTGTGATCAAATCAATAGCTACATGATTTTCTCCACCTTCTGGAACGATTATATCTGCATAACGTTTCGTTGGTTCAATAAATTGGTGATACATTGGTTTTACTACTGTCAAATACTGTTCAATAACAGAGTCTAACGTTCGACCTCGCTCTTCCATGTCCCGTTTAATTCTGCGGATAATGCGGATGTCATCGTCTGTGTCCACGTATAATTTAATATCCATCAGTTCTCTCAAACGAGTATCTTCCAAAATCAGAATGCCTTCTAAAATAATGACTTCTTTTGGTTCTTGCACGATAATGTCTGAACTTCTTGTATGCGCAACATAGTCATACACTGGTTTTTCAATCGGTTGATAATCTATCAATTGCTGTAAATGCTCAATCAGTAAATCCGTATCGAACGCAAATGGATGATCATAATTGGTTGATAATCTTTCTTCAAAACTCAAATGGCTCTGGTCTTTATAATAAGAATCTTGTTCCAACATCATGATAGAATGATTGGGAAACTGATTGAAAATCGCCCGACTGACACTCGTTTTCCCACTTCCTGAACCACCAGTAACACCAATCACGATTGGTTGAGTATTTTTCATTCAACGAAACCTCTCTCTTATCTGTAATAGTCATAATAACCTTTTTCTATTATAATAGAAACGAGCGAGAAAGCTACAATTTTATCTATTTATTTTTTAAAGTTGTTCATTTAGTAGATACGTCTATCAGAAAGGAAAAAATAGCATGACCATTAGAGAAATCAAAAAAATTCAACCAAGGCATTATGACTTATTATTACTAGCTGATCCTCAGAGACGTTTAGTGGACGATTATTTACAACGTGGTTTTTGTTTTGAACTGGTTTCAAATAAGACAATAACTGGTATTCTGGTCTTACTTCCGACCAGACCAGAAACATTGGAAATCGTCAATATTGCTGTGTCCGAAAACAATCAAGGTCAAGGTCTGGGTGAAAAACTGATTCGCTTTGCATTAGCTTATGCCTCTAGTAATCAGTATAAAACCGTCGAGATTGGTACTGGTAGTACTAGTTTCGGACAATTATACCTTTATCAGAAATGTGGATTTCGCATGACGAGTATCGATCATGACTTTTTTCTCCGTCATTACGAAGAAGAAATTGTTGAAAATAAACTTATTTTGAAAGATATGGTTCGATTAAGTTTAGATCTATAAAAGTAAAAACAGTGACCAAGATGTTGAAAAAACGTCTTGGTTACTGTTTTTTTATTATTCCAATACACTAAAAATATCGTCTAAACGACTGATTTCATAGGTTGGCTGAATAGTTGGTACCGTTGATTGCTTGGTTGGATTTAGCCAAAGTGTTTGAATGTTCGCTTGGTTTCCTCCTTGAATATCTGAAACCAAGGAATCCCCAATAATCATTGTTTTTTCTCGGTCAAAACTAGGAATTCGCTCAAAAACATAATCAAAATATTCTTTCATCGGTTTTTGATACCCAACTTCTTCTGAAACGAAAATATCATTAAAAAATGAGGTCATGTTAGAATCATTCAATCGTTGATATTGTGTTTTGGCAATACCATTTGTCACAATATACAAATCATACTCTGAGTGGAGACGCTCAATAATTTCTTTACTATTCCCTAACAAATCATGTCCTTGACTTAAATGATGACGATACTGTTCTCCCATTTTTTTTCCGTCAACATGCTTATTCAGCCGTTCAAATAGTAAACTAAAACGAGTATCCGTGACCGTCTCTTTATTTATTTTTCCTTGCTCAAATTCGCGCCATAATTGACTATTGATTTTTTTATAGGTCGCTTCTATTTCATCTGTCAAAAAGAGTCCCTCTTCTTGAAAAAGTGCTTGTAAGGCTTTTTTTTCTGTTAATTGAAAATCTAGCAATGTATCATCGACATCAAATAGTAATGTTTTAAATTTCATCTTCTACACTCTTTTCTTTTTTATGAATAGTAAAATAAGGCAATAAAGCCTGTAATTCCGCTTGGTTTAAAGGGCGGTATTCCCCTAAGGAAAGTGTTGAATCTAACTGGATCGGTCCCATCGATACTCGTTTTAGGTGAATAACTTTTTTTCCTACCGCTAAAAACATTTTTTTGACCTGATGGAATTTTCCTTCTGTAATATCCAAATAGGCATGACTCTCATCTTTTTTTGAAGATAGAATCGTCAGCGTTGCTGACTTACATTTTTTTCCATCAGAAAAGACAATACCTTCAGAAAAAGCCTGACAGTCTAACGCTGTTAATTCTTCATTCACGGTGACTTCATAACGCTTTGAGACTTTTTTATGAGGCAATAATAATTGGTAGCCCAACTGACCATTATCTGTTAGTAATAACAATCCTTCTGTGTCACGATCTAAACGTCCTACTGGATATAGTCCTACTCTTTGATCATTTTTCTCAATTAAGTCGATCACCGTTTGATGTTTAGCATCTTTGACTGCTGTCACAACGCCTTGAGGCTTATTCAGCATATAGTAGACATGGGTTTTTTGCTGAATTTTTGTATCTCCAACAAAAATATTTTGTAAAGCAGCATCTACGTTTAGACTTTCATTCATAATGATCTGTCCATCCACAGTCACTTGTTTACTGCGAATCAAGGCTTTGACTTTTCTTCTAGACCCGATTTTCTCATGTTCCAATAATTTATCTAAACGCATTCCTTCTCCTCATTTCAATTAATAGTTTAGTATAAACTGTAGCGAATGAAAAGCAAACAAGTTTAAAAATGGATGCAATTATATCAGATCAAACTTTAAGTAAAAATTAAAAGACGTCTCTTCTTTCTCCACTTCCCTTGACTTAAGTTTAGATTCGCGTTATGGTTGATATAGAAAGTGAATAAGGTTTCTCAAAAACAGCGTAATGACCTGGGAGAGAATAAGGTATCATATGGAATTTTCCCCTGGATAATTGTGCACAATTATTCGGGATTTTTTGTTTTTGCAGTACGTTTCTGTAAAAGCTGCTTGTTCGTTTTATATCTGAACAGGATAACCTTAGCTAAGTTTAAGCTTTTACATGTTTACCATAAACGTCAGCAAAACTCCTTTTTTCCATCATGTTGCGTTTTGTAGATAACCAAATATGAATTCATTTTGATTTATCTAGCTTCACAAGTTCGTCTCTTAAACATCTGAGACTAA
This sequence is a window from Enterococcus sp. 7F3_DIV0205. Protein-coding genes within it:
- the udk gene encoding uridine kinase; this translates as MKNTQPIVIGVTGGSGSGKTSVSRAIFNQFPNHSIMMLEQDSYYKDQSHLSFEERLSTNYDHPFAFDTDLLIEHLQQLIDYQPIEKPVYDYVAHTRSSDIIVQEPKEVIILEGILILEDTRLRELMDIKLYVDTDDDIRIIRRIKRDMEERGRTLDSVIEQYLTVVKPMYHQFIEPTKRYADIIVPEGGENHVAIDLITTKVASILNEV
- a CDS encoding GNAT family N-acetyltransferase, translated to MTIREIKKIQPRHYDLLLLADPQRRLVDDYLQRGFCFELVSNKTITGILVLLPTRPETLEIVNIAVSENNQGQGLGEKLIRFALAYASSNQYKTVEIGTGSTSFGQLYLYQKCGFRMTSIDHDFFLRHYEEEIVENKLILKDMVRLSLDL
- a CDS encoding YjjG family noncanonical pyrimidine nucleotidase; amino-acid sequence: MKFKTLLFDVDDTLLDFQLTEKKALQALFQEEGLFLTDEIEATYKKINSQLWREFEQGKINKETVTDTRFSLLFERLNKHVDGKKMGEQYRHHLSQGHDLLGNSKEIIERLHSEYDLYIVTNGIAKTQYQRLNDSNMTSFFNDIFVSEEVGYQKPMKEYFDYVFERIPSFDREKTMIIGDSLVSDIQGGNQANIQTLWLNPTKQSTVPTIQPTYEISRLDDIFSVLE
- a CDS encoding 16S rRNA pseudouridine(516) synthase, which encodes MRLDKLLEHEKIGSRRKVKALIRSKQVTVDGQIIMNESLNVDAALQNIFVGDTKIQQKTHVYYMLNKPQGVVTAVKDAKHQTVIDLIEKNDQRVGLYPVGRLDRDTEGLLLLTDNGQLGYQLLLPHKKVSKRYEVTVNEELTALDCQAFSEGIVFSDGKKCKSATLTILSSKKDESHAYLDITEGKFHQVKKMFLAVGKKVIHLKRVSMGPIQLDSTLSLGEYRPLNQAELQALLPYFTIHKKEKSVEDEI